One window of Catharus ustulatus isolate bCatUst1 chromosome 3, bCatUst1.pri.v2, whole genome shotgun sequence genomic DNA carries:
- the CCN6 gene encoding cellular communication network factor 6 — MRWLLVPTIFIIPYTQQFFHSPPEQPGDKPTENGEVQRKAVCRWPCRCPPVPACTPGVSLLKDGCGCCKVCAKQAGEPCNEADVCDPHKGLYCDYSGDEPRYETGVCAYLVAVGCELNGVYYANGQTFQPNRLYKCLCVSGTIGCTPVFTPRLAGSPCARVPGTKKPGQSICGLGQHKQLQSTNYRLMSAYRSLPLVLKKKCIIQATPWTPCSRTCGIGISSRVTNDNRKCEMKKEKRLCFIQPCLTNMLKKIKIPKGKTCQPTFQLPTAEKLVFSGCSTTQRYKLTFCGVCLDKRCCIPNKSKMITVQFECPNEGYFRWKMMWITSCVCQRVCSAPGDIFSQLKLL, encoded by the exons TTTTTCCACAGCCcaccagagcagcctggagatAAACCAACAGAAAATGGTGAAGTCCAGCGCAAGGCGGTTTGCCGCTGGCCGTGCCGATGCCCGCCAGTGCCAGCCTGCACCCCTGGGGTCAGCCTGCTGAAGgatggctgtggctgctgtaaGGTCTGTGCCAAGCAGGCAGGAGAGCCCTGCAATGAAGCAGATGTTTGTGATCCCCACAAAGGGCTCTACTGCGACTACTCGGGAGATGAGCCTAGGTATGAAACAGGCGTGTGTGCAT ATCTGGTAGCCGTAGGATGTGAGCTCAATGGAGTTTATTATGCCAACGGGCAGACCTTTCAGCCTAACCGGCTTTACAAGTGCCTGTGCGTCAGTGGTACAATCGGATGTACCCCTGTATTCACACCAAGATTAGCAGGaagtccctgtgccagggtcccGGGCACAAAGAAGCCAGGACAATCCATCTGTGGCCTGGGACAGCACAAGCAACTTCAATCAACCAACTACAGACTGATGTCAG CTTACAGAAGCTTACCACtagttttgaagaaaaagtgCATCATACAGGCAACTCCCTGGACACCCTGTTCCAGGACCTGTGGCATAGGCATATCCAGCAGAGTGACCAATGacaacagaaaatgtgaaatgaaaaaagaaaagagattatGCTTCATCCAGCCTTGTCTGACCAAtatgctgaagaaaataaag aTTCCAAAGGGAAAGACATGTCAACCAACTTTCCAGCTTCCAACAGCAGAGAAGCTAGTTTTTTCCGGATGCTCAACTACTCAAAGATACAAACTAACTTTCTGTGGAGTATGCTTGGATAAGAGGTGCTGCATTCCTAATAAGTCCAAAATGATCACCGTACAGTTTGAGTGTCCCAACGAAGGTTACTTCAGGTGGAAGATGATGTGGATAACATCATGTGTGTGTCAGAGGGTTTGCAGTGCTCCAGGAGATATATTTTCCCAACTCAAACTCCTATGA
- the TUBE1 gene encoding tubulin epsilon chain — MTQSVVVQVGQCGNQVGCRFWDLALREHAAVNKKGMYDEALSSFFRNVDTRSGDNGPDIYKGKICSLKARALLIDMEEGVVNEILQGPLRDVFDSKQLITDVSGSGNNWAVGHKIYGCQYRENIVEKLRKTAEHCDSLQCFFIIHSMGGGTGSGLGTFVLNLLEEEFPEVYRFVTSVYPSGEDDVITSPYNSVLAMKELNEHADCVLPIENESLFEIVNKIHQMINSGKLGSTVKQNSLVTSSAGSAKTQVKPFDAMNNIVANLLLNLTSSARFEGSLNMDLNEISMNLVPFPRLHYLVSSLTPLYTLADVNVPSRRLDQMFSDAFSRDHQLIQADPKHSLYLACALLVRGNVQVSDLRRNIERLKPSLQFVSWNQEGWKTGLCSVPPVGHSHSLLALANNTCVKPTFIELKDRFMKLYKKKAHLHHYLQIDGMEQSCFSEAVSSLSDLIEEYNELDATKGGPRVDPSRLKIAV, encoded by the exons ATGACGCAGTCCGTGGTGGTGCAGG TGGGACAGTGCGGGAACCAGGTGGGATGCCGTTTCTGGGACCTGGCGCTGCGGGAACACGCCGCCGTCAACAAG AAAGGAATGTATGATGAAGCCTTAAGCAGTTTCTTTAGGAACGTAGATACAAG aagtggtGATAATGGTCCTGAtatttacaaaggaaaaatctgCTCTTTAAAAGCACGA GCACTGTTGATTGACATGGAGGAGGGTGTGGTAAATGAAATTCTACAGGGACCATTGAGGGACGTGTTTGATAGCAAGCAGCTTATCACAGATGTTTCTGGTTCAGGAAACAACTG GGCTGTAGGTCATAAGATATACGGCTGTCAGTACCGGGAAAACATAgtggaaaagctgagaaaaactGCTGAACATTGTGACAGTCTACAGTGTTTCTTTATAATTCATTCAATGGGAGGTG GGACAGGATCTGGTCTTGGAACTTTTGTACTAAATTTGCTTGAGGAGGAATTCCCAGAAGTATATAGATTTGTTACTTCAGTTTATCCCTCTGGTGAAGATGATGTTATTACTTCTCCATATAACAGTGTCTTGGCTATGAAGGAACTTAATGAACATGCAGACTGTGTACTACCAATAGAGAATGAA TCTCTGTTTGAGATAGTTAATAAAATTCATCAGATGATCAATTCTGGGAAGTTAGGATCAACTGTGAAGCAAAACAGCTTGGTAACATCAAGTGCAGGCAGTGCAAAAACCCAAGTGAAGCCATTTGACGCAATGAATAACATCGTAGCCAACTTGCTGCTGAACCTGACAAG CTCTGCTAGATTTGAAGGTTCCCTAAACATGGATCTTAATGAAATCAGCATGAATTTGGTTCCATTTCCTCGACTTCATTATTTGGTTTCAAGCTTGACTCCTCTGTATACACTGGCAGATGTTAATGTTCCTTCTAGaag GTTGGATCAGATGTTCTCAGATGCCTTTAGCAGAGATCATCAACTAATTCAAGCAGATCCAAAGCACAGCCTCTACCTGGCTTGTGCACTTCTTGTTCGAGGAAATGTGCAGGTTTCAGACCTTCGCAGAAATATTGAAAG GTTGAAGCCTTCTCTGCAGTTTGTCTCCTGGAATCAAGAGGGCTGGAAAACTGGTTTGTGTTCAGTACCTCCTGTGGGCCATTCCCATTCGCTTCTGGCTTTAGCAAACAACACCTGTGTAAAACCAACTTTCATTGAACTCAAAGACAGATTTATGAAGCTCTACAAGAAAAAG GCTCACCTTCACCATTATCTGCAAATAGATGGGATGGAGcaaagctgtttttcagaagCTGTATCCTCTTTGTCTGACCTAATAGAAGAGTACAATGAACTGGATGCTACTAAAGGTGGACCTAGAGTAGATCCTTCAAGACTGAAGATAGCTGTTTAA